A window of the Arenibacter algicola genome harbors these coding sequences:
- a CDS encoding collagen-like domain-containing protein, whose translation MKKHFKIIACCVLLSSISLTSCSVDDGVDGAMGLQGIQGEQGIQGEQGPKGDKGETGDAGADGQNGIDGKDGIDGVDGQDGVDGIDGQDGADGQDGQDGKDGVDGQDGVDGQDGADGQDGVDGVDATVVASTWIALTESDFTISQKTAGYGDMYDASYSTALLTQAALDQDVILVYLKLSTGQIVQMPYVYHADEMMAVAYTAMLTLNSLGINVTPSYRLEYTHLTDPLEISVRFVIIPATTIAPTAKGVQKDFKKMSYEEVISYFDLQ comes from the coding sequence ATGAAAAAACATTTTAAAATTATTGCTTGTTGTGTATTGTTGTCGTCTATTTCACTGACCTCATGTAGTGTAGATGATGGCGTTGATGGAGCTATGGGGCTTCAAGGTATTCAAGGAGAGCAGGGTATACAAGGAGAGCAGGGACCAAAGGGCGACAAAGGGGAAACTGGGGATGCCGGAGCCGACGGCCAAAATGGAATTGACGGAAAAGATGGAATCGATGGTGTTGATGGCCAAGATGGTGTTGATGGAATTGATGGTCAAGATGGTGCCGATGGCCAAGATGGCCAAGATGGCAAAGATGGTGTTGATGGACAAGATGGTGTTGATGGTCAAGATGGTGCTGATGGTCAAGATGGTGTTGATGGAGTGGATGCGACAGTAGTTGCCAGTACTTGGATCGCCCTAACGGAAAGCGATTTTACAATTTCTCAAAAGACCGCTGGTTATGGGGATATGTACGATGCCAGTTACAGCACTGCGCTATTAACGCAAGCGGCTTTGGATCAGGATGTTATTTTGGTATATCTTAAATTGAGTACGGGCCAAATTGTTCAAATGCCCTATGTATATCATGCAGACGAGATGATGGCAGTTGCATATACCGCTATGCTAACATTGAATAGTTTAGGAATCAATGTAACGCCTTCCTATCGTCTAGAATATACCCATTTAACAGATCCGTTGGAAATCAGTGTTAGGTTTGTGATCATTCCGGCTACTACCATAGCACCTACGGCTAAAGGCGTCCAGAAGGATTTTAAGAAAATGAGTTATGAAGAAGTGATTTCTTATTTCGATTTACAATAG
- a CDS encoding sensor histidine kinase: protein MVQFLNKYKAFFIGVLLMFPIFYVMNFFEFILLPKNNPLEIIIYAIFWGILVALPFYNYSYLKTKKKTVLNVLGLIVLFFVALFIDSYMQMPDNPVTFILLMVFWFGFAYLLIPDFIKKYWKLISFIYGPLFLYFLYLRLFTGNLETYLKIKEDFPFYLFFLPIPILFLIWLFEQWKWLQNLKADKAKAELSMLRTQISPHFFFNTLNNLYALTVKQSEKAPEVILKLSDMMRYTIYEGDKEMVTLENEIEYLNNYIELHKIRYKKSVEIIFNHDVDTSLTIAPLLYIILLENAFKHGIETLAENAFIHINLKEETDFIVFSIENNFDPNEISPSNGIGLQNIRRRLSLLYKNKHELKVDVSHNLYITTLKIAKHA, encoded by the coding sequence ATGGTACAGTTTTTAAATAAATACAAAGCATTTTTTATTGGGGTTCTACTTATGTTTCCAATATTCTATGTGATGAATTTTTTTGAATTTATTCTCCTTCCAAAAAACAATCCATTAGAAATTATTATTTATGCTATTTTTTGGGGAATATTAGTTGCATTACCATTTTATAATTACAGCTATTTAAAAACCAAGAAGAAAACAGTTTTAAATGTATTGGGCTTAATTGTGCTCTTTTTTGTTGCATTGTTTATAGATTCTTATATGCAGATGCCCGATAATCCAGTCACTTTTATTCTTCTAATGGTATTTTGGTTTGGTTTTGCTTATCTTTTAATTCCTGATTTTATAAAAAAATATTGGAAGTTAATTTCATTTATATATGGTCCTTTATTTTTATATTTTCTGTACTTAAGATTGTTTACTGGGAATTTAGAGACATACCTAAAAATTAAAGAGGACTTTCCTTTCTATTTATTTTTTTTACCAATTCCTATATTATTTCTTATTTGGCTTTTTGAGCAATGGAAATGGCTTCAAAACCTTAAAGCGGACAAAGCAAAAGCAGAATTATCAATGTTAAGAACGCAAATAAGCCCACATTTTTTCTTTAATACCTTGAATAATCTGTATGCCTTAACCGTAAAACAATCTGAAAAAGCTCCAGAGGTAATTTTAAAATTATCTGATATGATGCGATATACCATTTATGAAGGAGATAAGGAAATGGTAACCCTTGAAAATGAAATAGAATACCTAAATAACTATATTGAATTACATAAAATACGCTATAAAAAGTCTGTAGAGATTATTTTTAATCATGACGTGGATACCAGTTTAACTATTGCACCTTTGTTGTACATTATTCTCTTGGAAAATGCCTTTAAACATGGCATTGAAACTTTAGCTGAAAATGCTTTTATACATATTAACTTAAAGGAAGAAACAGATTTTATTGTTTTTTCAATTGAAAATAATTTTGATCCTAATGAAATAAGTCCATCAAACGGAATAGGCTTACAAAATATAAGAAGAAGACTATCTTTATTATATAAAAACAAACATGAGTTAAAAGTTGATGTGTCACATAACCTATATATAACAACCTTAAAGATTGCTAAACATGCTTAA
- a CDS encoding ABC transporter ATP-binding protein translates to MNTLKIHNLSKTYPNGVRALNDINLEITNGMFGLLGANGAGKSSLMKTIASLQEPTSGSISFNGSDIIKEPENIRKYLGYLPQEFGVYPKISAEKLLDHLAVLNGILDTKQRKEHVTALLQQVNLYQHRKKSVYTFSGGMRQRFGIAQALLGNPQLIIVDEPTAGLDPEESNRFLNLLSAIGENVIVILSTHIVEDVRNLCPKMAILSNGEIISEGNPKDLVASIEGKIWTKMVLKKDIEVYKKTFDVISTKLVAGETQLRVLSDYKPEDGFEAITPNLEDFYFAILFNNSTKKQ, encoded by the coding sequence ATGAATACACTAAAAATCCATAATTTAAGTAAGACCTATCCTAATGGTGTTAGGGCGTTAAACGACATTAATTTAGAAATCACCAATGGAATGTTTGGTTTGCTAGGAGCAAATGGAGCTGGTAAGTCTTCCTTAATGAAAACTATTGCATCATTACAAGAACCCACTTCTGGAAGTATTTCCTTTAATGGTTCCGATATCATTAAAGAGCCAGAAAATATAAGAAAATATTTAGGCTATTTACCACAAGAGTTTGGTGTGTACCCAAAAATTTCGGCCGAAAAATTATTAGATCATTTGGCAGTTTTAAATGGAATATTAGACACAAAGCAACGTAAAGAGCATGTGACAGCCTTGTTGCAACAGGTTAATTTGTATCAACACAGAAAAAAATCAGTGTATACATTTTCTGGTGGTATGCGTCAACGTTTTGGGATTGCACAAGCCTTATTGGGAAATCCGCAGTTAATTATTGTAGATGAGCCAACTGCAGGTTTAGATCCAGAAGAAAGCAATCGCTTTTTAAACTTATTAAGCGCAATAGGAGAGAACGTTATTGTCATTTTATCTACACACATTGTTGAAGATGTTAGAAACTTATGTCCAAAAATGGCCATATTATCTAATGGTGAAATTATTTCTGAAGGAAACCCGAAAGATTTAGTTGCGAGTATTGAAGGCAAAATATGGACAAAGATGGTACTTAAAAAAGACATTGAAGTATACAAAAAAACCTTTGATGTTATCTCAACAAAATTAGTTGCAGGTGAAACACAACTTAGAGTATTATCCGATTATAAACCTGAAGATGGTTTTGAAGCTATTACACCAAATTTGGAAGATTTTTATTTCGCTATACTTTTTAATAATTCAACAAAAAAGCAATAA
- a CDS encoding ABC transporter permease/M1 family aminopeptidase, which yields MFTKLLKFEVFYQLKQRAFLIFAVLFLFLGVFVGRQGFAPTGVNYNSVYQVYFHTSLFTLGSVFIIMFFAISAMLRDKQNHMEQLIYSSSIQKAHYFWSRFIGTFIFSVLAFTPFILGYIFGNYFSDLDAERLGDFQLLTYVQPWLYIVVPNIFVCSAIVFSVCTLTKNSTATYVSAVFVYMLYFVSSLFLNSPLLAQAVPASPESMAIAAIADPFGIAAFFEQTQYWTPFQKNSQLLSFSGLFLWNRLIWIVVGLGILFGTYSLFSFRKISKKVKKAKKVTGQTTQLVAYRPLKTLHNFKAQYLAFFSLLKIELKSVFKSLPFIAVLIMWLAIVFSELYSTVISGGEYGVSQYPFTNQLISLIVNPLTLFSLILIIFYCSEIVWKERSINFHLIVDALPTKNGVFFLSKFFAILLLPVILITTGIIMCMLFQISLNYTNFEFGQYASLYYHYGLQLGVFSMIGLFISSLAKSKYLGMGVFGLFVLLSLKSDAIGLEHPLTSLGFIPRISYSNMNGFYGGSNLYNHLAIYWLAFGLLIMLVIFKIWNRGVTANYSTKLKLLRSGFTNFQKLSFSFLIIVFLSFGSAVFYNLNIVSDYLTTDDGLEFREQYEKKFKQYEDLVRPYAIYRKTEVAIFPEERRYTIKADYILKNGGEQPITKVFVTQRLPLETIAIENANLVTHDSVYGIYIFQFEKPLQPNHTVGYNFELKHHRKGYEEDKTIVNNGTYITHTNFEPILGYSSGLEITGKVEREKRNLPKREVEIISDAHIALEDFNNEKTDFETIVSTSSKQTALSSGNLVKKWAENNRNYFHYKTKNKVIPMIAYFSADYKTKKVDYKGISIEQYFDEAHSFNIEDIENSTKRTIDYCEENFGDYAFDHIRIAEVPSHWSFGGFAHPGMISMVEDRLYLVDVSREETFNLVAKRVIHEVAHQYWGHTLSAKPVAGGSVLIEGFAKYTEAVVMEKMYGKRAVYALSENARRRYFSGRSYATDLEPPVYKVLGQGYISYGKSLNVMLALRDLIGEEQVNRVLKKITDTYRNSDTLEANTIEFLDLVYNVTPKEHHHLIDDWFKKIITYHLSIEESSYEELENGTYEITATVKSRRFETIGKGEIIQIGINEPIKIGAFKTHPSMVKEDSSVLYYESNQINKEITEVKFIVSEIPDYIAIDPYGTRSDENLVDNIFRFKKK from the coding sequence ATGTTTACTAAATTATTAAAATTTGAAGTTTTTTATCAGTTAAAACAACGTGCATTTCTTATATTCGCTGTCTTATTTTTATTCTTGGGAGTTTTTGTTGGTAGACAAGGATTTGCACCAACAGGTGTTAATTATAACTCTGTATATCAAGTTTATTTCCACACAAGTTTGTTTACTTTAGGAAGTGTTTTTATCATCATGTTCTTTGCCATTAGTGCTATGCTTAGAGATAAGCAAAACCATATGGAACAGTTAATTTACAGCTCTTCCATACAAAAGGCCCATTACTTTTGGAGTCGGTTTATAGGCACATTTATATTTAGCGTCCTGGCATTTACACCATTTATATTAGGCTATATTTTTGGGAATTATTTTTCTGATCTGGATGCAGAACGTTTAGGTGATTTTCAATTGCTAACTTATGTTCAACCATGGTTATATATAGTTGTGCCAAATATATTTGTCTGTTCGGCCATCGTATTTTCTGTATGTACCTTAACAAAAAACAGTACAGCAACGTATGTAAGTGCCGTCTTTGTTTACATGTTGTATTTTGTTAGTTCCCTCTTTCTAAATTCGCCATTATTGGCACAGGCCGTTCCAGCATCACCAGAAAGTATGGCCATTGCTGCAATTGCAGATCCCTTTGGTATTGCTGCTTTTTTTGAGCAAACGCAATACTGGACGCCTTTCCAAAAAAACTCACAATTACTATCTTTTTCCGGATTGTTTTTATGGAATAGATTGATTTGGATAGTAGTAGGTTTGGGTATTTTATTTGGTACCTACAGCTTGTTCTCTTTTAGAAAAATCTCCAAAAAAGTAAAAAAAGCCAAAAAAGTAACGGGCCAAACTACCCAATTAGTAGCTTATAGACCTTTAAAGACATTACATAATTTTAAAGCACAGTATTTAGCATTTTTCTCTTTGCTAAAGATAGAATTGAAAAGTGTGTTTAAGAGTTTGCCATTCATTGCGGTATTGATTATGTGGTTAGCTATTGTGTTTTCAGAATTATATAGCACAGTTATTAGTGGTGGGGAATATGGCGTTAGTCAATATCCATTTACAAATCAACTCATAAGTTTAATAGTAAACCCTCTAACGCTCTTTAGTCTCATTTTAATTATTTTCTATTGTTCCGAAATTGTTTGGAAAGAGCGAAGCATAAACTTCCACTTAATTGTTGATGCCCTACCAACAAAGAACGGCGTGTTCTTTCTCTCAAAATTTTTTGCAATCCTATTATTACCGGTCATCCTAATTACAACCGGAATTATAATGTGCATGCTGTTTCAGATAAGTTTAAACTATACAAATTTTGAGTTTGGCCAATATGCATCTTTATATTATCATTACGGATTGCAACTTGGTGTATTTAGTATGATTGGGTTGTTTATTAGCAGTTTGGCGAAAAGCAAATATTTAGGTATGGGTGTTTTTGGTTTGTTTGTGCTGTTAAGTTTAAAATCTGATGCAATTGGTCTTGAACACCCTTTAACTAGTCTTGGGTTTATACCAAGAATTTCTTATTCCAATATGAATGGTTTTTATGGTGGATCAAACCTATATAACCATTTGGCCATCTATTGGTTGGCTTTTGGTTTGTTAATAATGTTGGTCATTTTTAAAATTTGGAATAGAGGCGTAACGGCTAACTATTCAACAAAACTAAAACTACTAAGAAGTGGTTTTACAAACTTTCAAAAATTATCTTTTTCATTTTTAATCATAGTATTTTTAAGCTTCGGAAGCGCGGTTTTTTATAATTTGAATATCGTTTCAGATTATTTAACAACAGATGACGGTTTAGAATTTAGAGAACAGTATGAAAAAAAATTCAAACAGTACGAAGACTTGGTACGCCCATATGCCATATATAGAAAAACAGAAGTTGCTATTTTTCCTGAAGAACGACGTTATACCATAAAGGCAGATTATATATTGAAAAACGGAGGTGAACAACCTATAACTAAAGTTTTTGTTACACAACGCCTTCCGTTGGAAACCATCGCTATTGAAAATGCAAATTTAGTAACCCACGACAGTGTGTATGGTATTTATATATTTCAGTTTGAAAAGCCGTTACAGCCCAACCATACGGTAGGCTATAATTTTGAATTGAAACACCATCGTAAAGGTTATGAAGAGGACAAAACCATTGTAAATAATGGTACCTATATCACACACACAAATTTTGAACCTATATTGGGGTATAGCTCTGGATTGGAAATTACTGGCAAGGTAGAACGGGAAAAGAGAAATTTGCCAAAGCGTGAAGTAGAAATTATCTCTGATGCACATATTGCTCTTGAAGATTTTAACAATGAAAAAACAGATTTCGAAACCATTGTATCTACCAGTAGCAAGCAAACGGCATTGAGTTCTGGTAACTTGGTAAAAAAATGGGCAGAAAATAATAGAAACTACTTTCACTATAAAACCAAGAATAAAGTCATCCCAATGATTGCCTATTTTTCAGCCGACTATAAAACCAAAAAAGTGGATTACAAAGGAATTTCTATTGAGCAGTATTTCGATGAAGCTCATTCATTTAACATTGAAGACATTGAAAACAGCACCAAACGAACCATAGATTATTGTGAGGAAAACTTTGGAGACTATGCTTTTGACCATATTAGAATAGCAGAAGTACCATCACATTGGTCTTTTGGTGGCTTTGCGCATCCAGGAATGATCAGTATGGTTGAAGACCGTTTGTATTTGGTAGATGTTAGTAGGGAAGAAACATTCAATTTGGTTGCTAAAAGGGTTATTCATGAAGTTGCACATCAATATTGGGGACATACGCTGTCTGCCAAACCAGTTGCAGGTGGGTCTGTCCTTATAGAAGGTTTTGCAAAATATACCGAAGCCGTTGTCATGGAAAAAATGTATGGCAAACGTGCTGTATACGCCTTGAGTGAAAATGCCAGGAGGCGTTATTTTTCAGGAAGATCATATGCAACCGACCTAGAACCACCAGTTTATAAGGTACTAGGCCAAGGTTATATTTCTTATGGAAAATCATTAAACGTTATGCTGGCATTACGAGATCTTATTGGTGAAGAACAAGTAAATCGTGTTTTAAAAAAAATAACCGATACCTATCGCAACAGTGATACCTTAGAAGCCAATACCATTGAATTTTTGGATTTGGTTTATAACGTCACTCCAAAAGAGCATCATCACTTAATAGACGATTGGTTTAAAAAAATAATAACGTATCACTTAAGCATAGAGGAAAGTTCTTATGAAGAATTGGAAAATGGTACTTATGAGATTACTGCAACCGTAAAATCCAGGCGATTTGAAACTATAGGTAAAGGGGAAATAATCCAAATAGGAATAAACGAACCTATTAAAATTGGAGCCTTTAAAACACATCCATCAATGGTAAAAGAGGACAGTTCCGTATTGTATTATGAGTCAAATCAAATCAATAAGGAAATCACCGAAGTTAAGTTTATAGTAAGTGAAATTCCCGATTACATTGCTATTGATCCTTATGGAACGCGTTCTGATGAGAATTTAGTTGATAATATATTTAGATTTAAAAAAAAATGA
- a CDS encoding LytR/AlgR family response regulator transcription factor, producing MLKYIIIDDEPLAHEIIEEYCSMLPHLQLEKHCYSAMEAMQYLNKSTVDFIFLDINMPKLKGLDFLKTLSNPPLTIVTTAYKEHALEGFELNVVDYILKPFSFDRLVKAVNKVSEIHLPKTVSKEITSETSKRFFIKGDKKYHQIDLKDLLYIEAHGNYTKLFLKGEMIISHEKISQYQSILNEDNFLRVHKSFIVAIDKIKFIEGNSILINEYRIPIGQTYKSNVNKLYNI from the coding sequence ATGCTTAAGTATATAATTATTGATGATGAACCGTTGGCTCATGAAATTATTGAAGAGTATTGTAGCATGTTACCACATTTACAATTAGAGAAACATTGCTACAGCGCTATGGAAGCCATGCAGTATCTAAATAAAAGTACGGTCGATTTTATTTTTTTGGATATTAATATGCCTAAATTAAAAGGTTTGGATTTTTTAAAAACATTATCAAATCCCCCACTGACCATAGTTACAACTGCCTATAAGGAACATGCTTTAGAAGGGTTTGAGTTGAATGTTGTAGATTATATTTTAAAACCTTTTAGTTTCGACCGATTAGTGAAAGCTGTAAACAAAGTTTCCGAAATACATTTGCCTAAAACAGTTTCAAAAGAAATTACATCTGAAACTTCTAAGCGATTCTTTATAAAAGGTGATAAAAAGTATCATCAAATAGATTTGAAGGATCTACTCTATATTGAAGCCCACGGAAACTATACCAAATTGTTCTTAAAGGGTGAAATGATTATAAGCCATGAAAAAATATCGCAATATCAATCTATTTTAAATGAAGATAATTTTTTGAGAGTTCACAAATCGTTTATTGTTGCTATTGATAAAATTAAATTTATAGAAGGTAATAGCATTTTGATAAACGAATATAGAATTCCTATTGGACAGACATACAAAAGCAATGTAAATAAGCTATATAACATTTAA
- a CDS encoding pyridoxal phosphate-dependent aminotransferase → MNRRNWLSKATLGSTGVVILPHLGIAMPKTNLGDTYLRLASNENPYGCSEHVKKSYLTSASAINRYAFPSIPQLKIALAKRFQLTAENILLGAGSSGILEAVVHFMLQREGDVTTATPTFDILPSMLEKFGRKAHYIRLKQDHTLDLDAMLAKTQEHPGLVYIVNPNNPIGTVVASQELRQFITEATKYSYVLIDEAYLEFCDNPESMIDMVINPRVMVIKTFSKVYGLAGLRIGYGFAHNEWVNELEKFMIFAGLPISSPSFSVATVALDDENFVDFVVKKNTESKAIVVETLSKLEIDYIPSQTSFILFDISKYPTDFMMDMKNKGILIGTRDYLGKKWCRVSMGTVEEIKEFTKVLTELWKA, encoded by the coding sequence ATGAATAGAAGAAACTGGTTATCAAAGGCAACACTCGGTTCTACGGGAGTGGTAATACTTCCACATTTAGGAATTGCCATGCCAAAGACCAACCTAGGTGATACCTATCTTAGATTAGCTTCCAATGAAAATCCATATGGGTGCTCGGAACATGTAAAAAAGTCCTATTTAACTTCTGCTTCAGCTATTAATAGATATGCTTTTCCGTCAATACCTCAACTAAAAATAGCCCTGGCAAAACGTTTTCAACTAACAGCGGAAAACATTTTATTGGGTGCTGGCTCCTCCGGTATCTTGGAAGCTGTCGTACATTTTATGCTACAAAGGGAAGGTGATGTAACCACTGCCACACCTACCTTTGATATATTGCCTTCCATGTTGGAAAAGTTTGGCAGAAAAGCACACTATATACGCTTAAAACAAGATCATACCCTTGATTTGGATGCTATGTTGGCCAAAACCCAAGAGCATCCGGGTTTGGTATATATTGTCAATCCCAATAATCCTATTGGTACGGTCGTAGCTTCTCAAGAGCTTAGGCAGTTTATTACTGAGGCCACTAAATATTCCTACGTCTTAATTGATGAGGCCTATCTTGAATTCTGCGATAACCCGGAATCGATGATAGATATGGTTATAAATCCAAGGGTCATGGTGATTAAAACATTCTCCAAAGTATATGGTTTGGCAGGCCTACGTATTGGGTATGGTTTTGCACATAATGAGTGGGTCAATGAATTGGAAAAATTTATGATTTTTGCCGGTCTCCCTATATCCTCTCCTTCCTTTTCTGTTGCTACGGTGGCCCTTGATGACGAGAATTTTGTAGATTTTGTGGTAAAAAAAAACACAGAATCCAAAGCCATTGTAGTGGAGACTTTGAGCAAATTGGAAATCGACTACATTCCGTCGCAGACTAGTTTTATTCTTTTTGATATTTCAAAATATCCAACGGATTTTATGATGGATATGAAAAATAAGGGAATATTGATCGGGACCCGTGACTATTTGGGCAAGAAGTGGTGTAGAGTGAGTATGGGAACGGTGGAAGAAATTAAAGAATTTACAAAAGTTCTTACGGAACTTTGGAAGGCATAA
- a CDS encoding transporter substrate-binding domain-containing protein — translation MFKINFQIKNIVLVFVLLLLTACSPKLSRTNKYSNSVAANVSPILNTILGRDTVNIGTTGDFMPFSYKTDSSNNYLGIDIAMAKDLAKHLGVNLKFIETTWPTLMTDLMEGKFDVGMSGITITSAREKQALFSIPVYSSGKVAITRDENVSLYNSIESINRKEVKVIFNPGGTNESFARENFPKATLILNEDNITIFQKLIDKQADVMVTDAIETRIQEQIHKELEAVSLNKPFNSFDFGYLIQKDSVFKRLIDEWLLVKKQDSIVEKLLQQEIAKLE, via the coding sequence ATGTTTAAAATTAACTTCCAAATTAAGAATATAGTCCTTGTATTCGTATTACTACTACTTACGGCCTGCAGCCCTAAATTATCCAGGACCAACAAGTATTCTAATTCGGTTGCAGCCAATGTATCACCAATATTAAATACTATACTTGGCAGGGATACCGTTAATATTGGTACTACAGGTGATTTTATGCCATTTTCCTATAAAACAGACTCTAGTAACAACTATTTGGGAATAGATATAGCAATGGCCAAAGATTTAGCCAAGCACCTTGGTGTAAACCTTAAATTTATAGAAACCACTTGGCCTACATTAATGACAGATTTAATGGAGGGAAAGTTTGATGTTGGTATGAGTGGCATCACCATTACCAGCGCTAGAGAAAAACAGGCATTATTTAGCATTCCGGTGTATTCTAGCGGAAAGGTTGCTATAACTCGGGATGAAAATGTTTCTTTATACAATAGTATAGAAAGCATTAACAGAAAAGAGGTTAAGGTTATTTTTAATCCTGGCGGTACCAATGAATCTTTCGCCAGGGAAAATTTTCCAAAGGCCACACTGATATTGAATGAAGACAACATAACCATTTTTCAAAAACTGATAGACAAACAAGCAGATGTAATGGTTACGGATGCTATAGAAACCAGAATACAAGAACAAATACATAAAGAATTGGAAGCTGTTAGCCTTAACAAGCCCTTTAATTCTTTTGACTTTGGCTATCTGATCCAAAAAGACTCCGTTTTTAAAAGGCTTATTGATGAATGGCTTTTAGTAAAAAAACAGGATAGTATAGTGGAAAAACTATTACAGCAGGAAATTGCCAAATTGGAGTAA